One region of Sus scrofa isolate TJ Tabasco breed Duroc chromosome 3, Sscrofa11.1, whole genome shotgun sequence genomic DNA includes:
- the ZNF668 gene encoding zinc finger protein 668, with protein MEVESLEDRSPAPGYKRSGRRYKCLSCTKTFPNAPRAARHAATHGPADCTEEAAEVKLKPETDPKAEDASGDKVSGAAAKPRPYACPLCPKAYKTAPELRSHGRSHTGEKPFPCPECGRRFMQPVCLRVHLASHAGELPFRCAHCPKAYGALSKLKIHQRGHTGERPYTCADCGKSFADPSVFRKHRRTHAGLRPYGCERCGKAYAELKDLRNHERSHTGERPFLCSECGKSFSRSSSLTCHQRIHAAQKPYRCPACGKGFTQLSSYQSHERTHSGEKPFLCPRCGRMFSDPSSFRRHQRAHEGVKPYRCEKCGKDFRQPADLAMHRRVHTGDRPFKCLQCDKTFVASWDLKRHALVHSGQRPFRCEECGRAFAERASLTKHSRVHSGERPFHCNACGKSFVVSSSLRKHERTHRSSEAAGAPPQQELVVGLALPVSVAGEGSAAPAAGAGLGDPPAGLLGLPPESGGVMATQWQVVGMTVEHVECQDAGVGEAPGPLGGAGEVGGEEVDEKPPQFVCRECKETFSTLTLLRRHERSHPELRPFPCTQCGKSFSDRAGLRKHSRTHSSVRPYTCPHCPKAFLSASDLRKHERTHPVPIGTPTPLEPLVALLGMPEEGPA; from the exons ATGGAGGTAGAGTCTTTGGAGGACCGGTCCCCAGCCCCAGGGTACAAGCGCTCTGGCCGCCGCTATAAGTGCCTATCCTGTACCAAGACATTTCCAAATGCGCCGCGCGCAGCACGTCACGCTGCCACACACGGGCCTGCAGACTGCACAGAGGAGGCCGCCGAGGTGAAGCTGAAGCCAGAGACAGACCCCAAAGCGGAGGATGCCAGTGGGGACAAGGTATCAGGTGCAGCGGCTAAGCCTCGGCCCTACGCGTGCCCGCTGTGCCCCAAGGCTTACAAAACGGCACCAGAGCTGCGCAGTCACGGGCGCAGccacacgggcgagaagccctTCCCCTGCCCGGAGTGCGGCCGCCGCTTCATGCAGCCCGTGTGCCTGCGCGTGCACCTAGCCTCGCACGCAGGTGAGCTGCCCTTCCGCTGCGCGCACTGCCCCAAGGCCTATGGCGCGCTCTCCAAGCTCAAGATCCACCAGCGCGGCCACACCGGCGAGAGGCCCTACACCTGCGCCGACTGCGGCAAGAGCTTCGCAGACCCCTCGGTGTTCCGAAAGCACCGGCGCACGCACGCAGGCCTGCGGCCCTATGGCTGCGAGCGCTGTGGCAAAGCCTATGCTGAGCTCAAGGACCTCCGCAACCACGAGCG GTCCCACACAGGCGAGCGCCCCTTCCTCTGCTCAGAGTGCGGGAAGAGCTTCTCCCGCTCGTCCTCACTCACCTGCCACCAGCGCATCCACGCGGCACAGAAGCCTTACCGTTGCCCGGCCTGTGGCAAGGGCTTCACGCAGCTCAGCTCCTACCAGAGTCACGAGCGCACGCACTCGGGCGAGAAGCCCTTCCTGTGCCCGCGCTGCGGCCGCATGTTCTCCGACCCCTCGAGCTTCCGGCGTCACCAGCGGGCCCACGAGGGCGTGAAGCCCTACCGCTGCGAGAAATGTGGCAAAGACTTCCGGCAGCCTGCCGACCTGGCCATGCACCGGAGGGTGCACACGGGCGACCGGCCGTTCAAGTGCTTGCAGTGCGACAAGACGTTCGTGGCGTCCTGGGACCTCAAGCGACACGCGTTGGTGCACTCGGGCCAGCGGCCCTTCCGCTGTGAGGAGTGCGGGCGGGCCTTTGCTGAGCGAGCCAGCCTCACAAAACACAGCCGGGTGCACTCGGGTGAGCGCCCCTTCCACTGCAATGCCTGCGGAAAGTCCTTCGTGGTCTCGTCAAGCCTGAGGAAGCACGAGCGGACTCATCGAAGTAGCGAGGCCGCAGGGGCTCCCCCGCAACAGGAGCTGGTAGTGGGGCTGGCGCTGCCGGTCAGCGTGGCAGGCGAGGGCTCAGCCGCCCCGGCAGCAGGGGCGGGGCTCGGGGACCCTCCAGCCGGGCTGCTGGGGCTGCCCCCGGAATCAGGAGGTGTGATGGCCACCCAGTGGCAAGTGGTGGGCATGACGGTGGAGCACGTGGAGTGCCAAGATGCTGGGGTTGGGGAGGCTCCTGGTCCCTTGGGGGGGGCAGGCgaggtggggggtgaggaggTGGACGAGAAACCACCACAGTTTGTGTGCCGGGAGTGCAAGGAGACCTTCTCCACGCTGACGTTGCTGCGAAGGCACGAGCGCTCACACCCAGAGCTCCGGCCCTTTCCCTGCACCCAGTGTGGGAAGAGCTTCTCAGACAGGGCTGGGCTGCGCAAGCACAGCCGCACCCACAGCTCTGTGCGCCCCTACACCTGCCCCCACTGCCCCAAGGCCTTCTTGAGTGCCAGCGACCTGCGCAAGCACGAACGCACCCACCCTGTGCCCATCGGGACCCCTACACCCCTGGAGCCCCTTGTGGCTTTGCTGGGAATGCCTGAAGAGGGGCCAGCCTGA